A window of the Vicia villosa cultivar HV-30 ecotype Madison, WI unplaced genomic scaffold, Vvil1.0 ctg.000685F_1_1, whole genome shotgun sequence genome harbors these coding sequences:
- the LOC131630471 gene encoding uncharacterized protein LOC131630471 isoform X3 yields the protein MNSVARRISRLFRQSGYGTEPLTAQRQQSRGIRVQVYNRNLEGALALMQRKMTSSGIERMIKIEQRFHIKNSEKRVLAQKNLQRRLRSQDLARKLKAIMIKKVR from the coding sequence ATGAACTCAGTTGCGAGACGCATATCGAGGTTATTCAGGCAGTCAGGTTACGGAACTGAGCCTCTTACTGCTCAGCGTCAGCAAAGCAGAGGCATACGAGTGCAGGTGTATAATAGAAATCTGGAAGGGGCATTGGCATTGATGCAACGTAAGATGACATCGAGTGGGATCGAGAGGATGATAAAGATTGAACAGAGGTTTCATATAAAAAACTCGGAGAAGCGCGTGTTGGCACAAAAGAATTTGCAGCGTAGGCTTCGATCACAGGATCTTGCTAGGAAACTCAAGGCTATTATGATCAAGAAAGTCAGGTAA